The Candidatus Eremiobacteraceae bacterium DNA segment TCTACCTCGCCATGCGCAACTGGCGCCCGTACTCACAAGACGCGCTGCGCGCCGCGCGTGCAGACGGCGTCACCACGCTCGCCTTCGTACCGCTGTACCCGCAGTATTCGTACTCGACCACGCGCTCCAGCCTCAACGAGCTGCGCCGCGCGATGCGCGCGATGAGATTCGAACCAGACTTGCGCGTCGTTGACCAGTATTGCGAGGACCCCGGCTACCTGACCGCCCTGGCCGACGTCACGCGCCGCTGCCTCAAAGATTTCGCGGCGCCGCCCGAACGCATCCATCTGATCTTCTCGGCGCACGGCTTGCCGATGCGCTACATCGAGCGCGGCGATCCGTACCTGGATCAGGTGAGGAAGACCGTCGCCGCGGCGTGTGCGCGGCTCGCGCACCCGGGTCCCACGCACCTGTCGTTCCAGAGCCGGCTCGGCCCGGAGAAATGGCTCGAACCGGCCACGGAAAAACTGATCGAGCGGCTCGCCGGGGAGGGAGCAACCGCGATCTGCATCGTGCCGGTCGCGTTCGTGACCGAGCACGTCGAGACGCTCAACGAGATCGACATACAATACGCGGCGGTCGCGCAGGAAACGGGCATCCGGGAGTTCATGCGTGCGTGCGCGGTCAAGTGTCATCCCGCGTACATCACCTGTCTTGCAGATCTTGCGGAGCGAGCGCTCGCATGAGCGCCCCATTTGAGGATCTCGACGTCGCGGTGATCGGCGGCGGAATCTCGGGACTCGCGGCGGCTCACGCGCTGCGCAAGGCCGGCCGCAACGTGGTGGTGCTTGAGGCCCGCGCGAAATTCGGCGGGGTCGTCGGATCCGTCCAGACACAGATGTATCTTGCCGACGCAGGTCCGCAGAGCTTTATCGCCGCCCCGGCCTTGTTAGACCTCGCGCACGAACTCGGATTGGAATCGCAGATCATCGTGGCCGCCGGCGCCGGTGCCAAGCGTTACATCTACAGAAGCGGTTCGCTCATCGCCGTGCCGACGTCACCTGGGGCATTCATCGCATCGCCGTTGTTGTCGGCAGGGGCTAAGTGGCGGCTCCTTGCTGAACCGTTCGTCGCCCCTCGCGCGCACCAAAGCGACGAATCGGTCGCTTCGTTCGTCGAACGCCGCGCGGGACCTGAGGTGCTGCACGCGGTGGCCGGACCGCTCGTGTCGGGTATCTACGCAGGCGATCCGTCGCGGCTTTCGGCGCAAAGCACCATGCCCGCGCTGGTTGATTTCGAACGCACAAATGGTAGCGTGGTTCGCGGTTTCCTCGCCCGCCGCTCCAGAGATGGAGCGGCCGACTCTAGACGGCCCAATGGAGCGGCCGACTTCAGTCGGCCGAGAAGTCCGATCAGCTTCAAGGGCGGCAATGCGAGCCTCATCACCGCGCTGGCGACAGTTTTGGAAGGCCGCATCTACGCAGGCGCGCGTGCGACGAAGCTCAGACAACGCGGCGCCGGCTTCACGCTCGAGTGCGAAGGCCTGCCCGAAGGCACGATCGAGGCAGCGCACGTCATTATCGCGACGCCCGCCGACTCCGCAGCCGATCTCTTGGAGCCGCTCGAACCTCAAGCAGCTGCGGCGCTGCGCGCGATCGAGTACGCGCCCGTCGCCCAGGTCGCGATCGCATATCCTCGCGCTGTCCTAGGCGCACCGCATGACGGTTTCGGCTTCCTCGCATGTCGCGGCGAAGGCGTCCGGATCCTAGGAGCGGTCTGGAACTCGAACATCTTCGCGGCTCGTGCCCCGGACGACGAGTTGCTGTGCACGGCGTTTCTCGGCGGCGCCACCGACCCGGCGATCGGCGAACTCGACGACGAGCAGCTCGCACGCGTCGCTCACGCAGATCTTAGTCAGGTCATGCGCATCGCGCCTGCCAAGCCGAAGATCGTGTCCGGCTTCCGCTGGGAGCGCGCCATCCCCCAATACACGCTTGGCCACGAGGAGCGCCTCGCAGTGATCGAGTCGGCGGTCGATCGGATTCCAGGGTTGCGGCTGACCGGCAACTACCTGCGCGGTGTCAGCGTGCCCGATTGCATCCGGCGCGCGAACGAAATCGCGGCTGCGCTATCTTCCTAGGCGGCTCATCTACGGCGCAGCGTCGCCCCGTTCTCGCG contains these protein-coding regions:
- the hemG gene encoding protoporphyrinogen oxidase, with product MSAPFEDLDVAVIGGGISGLAAAHALRKAGRNVVVLEARAKFGGVVGSVQTQMYLADAGPQSFIAAPALLDLAHELGLESQIIVAAGAGAKRYIYRSGSLIAVPTSPGAFIASPLLSAGAKWRLLAEPFVAPRAHQSDESVASFVERRAGPEVLHAVAGPLVSGIYAGDPSRLSAQSTMPALVDFERTNGSVVRGFLARRSRDGAADSRRPNGAADFSRPRSPISFKGGNASLITALATVLEGRIYAGARATKLRQRGAGFTLECEGLPEGTIEAAHVIIATPADSAADLLEPLEPQAAAALRAIEYAPVAQVAIAYPRAVLGAPHDGFGFLACRGEGVRILGAVWNSNIFAARAPDDELLCTAFLGGATDPAIGELDDEQLARVAHADLSQVMRIAPAKPKIVSGFRWERAIPQYTLGHEERLAVIESAVDRIPGLRLTGNYLRGVSVPDCIRRANEIAAALSS
- the hemH gene encoding ferrochelatase — protein: YLAMRNWRPYSQDALRAARADGVTTLAFVPLYPQYSYSTTRSSLNELRRAMRAMRFEPDLRVVDQYCEDPGYLTALADVTRRCLKDFAAPPERIHLIFSAHGLPMRYIERGDPYLDQVRKTVAAACARLAHPGPTHLSFQSRLGPEKWLEPATEKLIERLAGEGATAICIVPVAFVTEHVETLNEIDIQYAAVAQETGIREFMRACAVKCHPAYITCLADLAERALA